The Nicotiana tomentosiformis chromosome 2, ASM39032v3, whole genome shotgun sequence genome includes the window GAATACTTACAGTATTTTTCTGTGGGATTGTCATGTCACACTATACCTGGCATAATGTTACCGATAATTCTAAAGTGACAACTAGGTAAGTGTACTCATGTTAATCACTTACTCAGAGTCTCTTTATAACTTGGATTCAAATTTTATCCTTGTTTAGGAACTTGTGAAAGAACTGTATCTGTGTGTGTTTCTTAGTTTAACTAATTTTTCACAGGCATGCTTTTGCAACACTGTCATTTATTGCTGAGATTTTCATCTTCCTTTATGTTGGTATGGATGCTTTAGATATTGAGAAATGGAGATTCGTCAAAAACAGGTACAATCTCATATCCATTTTTCTTTTATTCCTAAAAGTAAGATATGCATTGGTCTTCTCCTGAAACTTTTGTACcaattattttgtaaaaactatTTAACGTAAAATGTGTGTGGGATTTCCATTTATTTGGgaattttaatttatattaattCTTGTTTTGCGGATTATTCATTCCATAGTCCTGGAAAATCTGTTGGAGTGAGTGCCGCGCTGCTTGGTCTGGTTCTGGTTGGAAGGGCGTGCTTTGTGTTCCCGTTGTCTTTGTTATGCAATTGCTTGAAGCGATCTAAACATGACAAGATTGGCTTCAAACAGCAGGTTATATCTCAACTTTCTCCTAATTTCTTGCTGTTGTATTGCCAAACCTCAGTATTGGAAACCTAATAAATGTTCTACTTCACAGGTTACAATATGGTGGGCTGGTTTAATGCGAGGATCTGTCTCTATGGCATTGGCTTATAATCAGGTGTATATTGGAACTTATCAGCTTTTCTTCTAAATCTTATTAGCTATTTTAAGCTTGTTTACCCCTTTCTCCTGAAGGGAATATTTcgagaaaagtatttttttgtattttaaatgTGATGTTGCTTTATTGAGGAATGATTTCTGGTGTGCAGTTTACTAGGTTTGGCCACACTCAACAACCAGGAAATGCAGTTATGATCACCAGCACAATTACAATTGTCCTCTTCAGTACAGTGGTAAACATCATCTTTCTTTTGACCAGAGCTTGAAGTATCTTTCATAAATTTAGAAAGAATAAAAAACTTCACTTAATTTCACTTTTTATATATATAGATCTccatgtgacctataggtcacgggttcgagccgtagaaGCAGCTATTAATgtttgcattagggtaggctgtcGACGTCACACCCCTaagggtgcggcccttccccggaccagTGGCGGATTCAGGATTTTAATGTAATGGGTGCTCGACTAGTTTTAATTATGGTAAACACATAATATACATATAATTGATACCGGATATCTGTATAAGCTTTGATGGATAGAGTTATCTCATATCTTATTGCTAATGAGAGAGAATACCCATGATATTAGTTAGGTGCGtgcacaagaaaaaaaaaaatttcttttaaaaaaggGAAAaggtaacaagaataaaagaaaataaggaaaaccgcaaaaggaaaaagaaaggaaataaagAGAGGATCTTctaaaggtaaaaaaaaaatgcTTCAGTCAAGTTTTGATTGTCCGACATAAAGAGCTAAGAGTGACCTTAAACCCTCTCTCAAAACCAAAGCACCCAGCCCCAAGTTTTGCTCGTGGGTGCTTATTGTCATTATATAGTTTCCAAGAATTTCATATAAAATATACCGTCTTGAACTCTTAAACAATGGGTGCTTCAGCACAATGAGTGCTTCAGCACCCACTCTATTGAACGTGGATCCTCCCATGccccggaccctgcgtgaacacgggatgccttgtgcaccgggctgcttcttttatatatatagatCACCCATGTATACTCCTCATTGAGCGTGGCCGTCCCTTCTCCTTTGTTTTGACATATTGTAGCTATTTGGTAGTTGGAAAAAACATATGGCCAACTTCCCTGCTTACTTACTGGTGTTGGCTTCCCCGGTGTTATATTTACTGGATTCCATAAGTATGTTATACTAGCCCTCGCCCGGAAATGAGCTAAAAGGCGGTTATCACAGTGGACAAATTCTCTAACATGCTCCATATTTGTATTCATTCATTGGAAggcaagaggttgtgagttcgagtcaccccaagagcaaggtggggagtttttggaaggagggagccgagggtctatcggaaacagcctctctgccctagggtaggggtaaggtctgcgtacaaactaccctccccagaccccactagtgggattatactgggttgttgttgttgttgttgttcattGGAAGGCAAACTCTGCGTTATTTGTTTTATAACAGCTATAACAACTACGTCCCTGTCTCAAATAAGTCGGGATCGGCTATATGAATTATTACCAACCATGTTACTCCATGTAAAACTCATCTCCGGCCAATATTATACAAGATaagaataaaaattaaaataaaaagttcTAGAAGTTCTTCCTTATATTGACACTTAATTTTTATTTAGCTAAATCTAATTTTTTTGAACCCTTTTAGGTGTTCGGATTGATAACAAAGCCTCTTGTAAGGTTCTTGTTGCCTTCATCACAAGATTTCAGCAGCATGATTTCTTCTAAACAATCGTTCGTATGCCCACTTCTCACCAACAAACAAGAACCTGAAGCTGAGATGGGAAATGTTGATTTTCGTCGACCAGCCAGTTTGAGCATGCTGCTGAAGAAACCTTCTCACACCATTCATTACTATTGGAGAAAGTTCGATGATGCTTTTATGCGGCCCTTATTCGGAGGCAGGGGATTTGTGCCAGATGCGCCGGAGTTATCTAAAGGCGGATGTGATCAATATTGACAGTCTAAAAGCAGAAGAGTTTCTTGAATTGCTGGTATATATGCTGTCAAGTACCTTACTAACTTCAGTGTCCAGTTCTTTAACTACGATATTCTGATATTGTAGATAATCACCCATTTTGCATCGTTAGTTACTTACACGGTTGTATATAGTACAATAGTTAAATGTGTAATTATGATTTAACAGGGCATTGTGCATAGATCTAGACTGTTTTAGGTTTGTGGATGAAGAGTTTTACTTGTGAATAGTTCAAAAGCGAAAGCATTATCAATGAGTTATTGTGGCTTGCATTTTGATGTTAGTCCGTGTTTGATGCTTACACTGTTGCCCTATGATCTAAATCTACTTGATATGTTAAAGGGATGATAGGTATAGGATAAGGGTTAATTTCACTTATGGTCATCCAACTTATCATTTATTTTACAAAAGTCACTTATCGATTTTTCATCAGTCACTCAACTTTATCTttgtaacttaaaagtcattctagttcaaagcctataaaatatccaataaaaaatatgacatggcattacATTTAACtaaaaaatctaacaataatgCCATATAAGCTAAAATAGACCATATCTAAGTTAGACCCATTTCTTCCTCAgcccgatttcggtcggttttttgaatattagttttaatttatttatatgaaaACTGAccgaataaaaaataaatttcgcgggattCTAAAATAGTTtctcgcatttttgcgccaaaaaaaaaaatgaccgaagtcggtcggtttcgtaaaaaaaaatatatatattttggaaaACCGACCGATTTCAATCTCACATAACATATAAAGGTATCACTAACAGACAAGAACAACAAGCTAATAAGAACATATTTTTCACAAATTACTATTCTATTAAAGTCAAAATATTGGTAAAAAACACCCATAATGAAATTGCATAGTAGAAgttcactactaaaaattcggccAAAACCGACCGAAAaatcgaccgaagtcggtcggttttccaaaatattttattttttaatttttttttacgaaaccaacCGATTTTGGCGCAAAAATGTAGGAAACTATTTTTTAGaatcccgcgaaatttattttttaagaagccgaccgaaatcggtcggtttttcatataaaataaattaagacTAATATTCAAAAAAAACGACTGAAATCGGGCTGAGAAAGAAATGAGTTTAACTTATATATGGTCTATTTAAGCTTATGTGGCattattgttatatttttttaattaaatataatgccatgtcatattttttattggatattttataggttttgaactagaatgacttttaagttacaaATGTAAAGTTAAGTGACTTTTAAGTGATGGAAAATAGATAagtgacttttgtgaaataaatgataagttAGATGACGTTCAGTGAAATTAACCCGTATAGAGAAAGCGTCGAATCTAACAGaacttttcaaaatgtgagtAAAAAAATTACTTGTACACGTTAGGATTTGAGAATTGGGAGTCGTGCCTTACCTTGGTGGTTAGGGTGCACTAACCGGTTTTGTAAGAGCGATTTACTACCAAGTCGTATTATTGGGAATAACAAGAGCATCTCGTAATACTCACTGTGATAGTGGTACTATTAGAGTTAGCTTCATCTCATCTCGAGCAAGTGTCGTGGTCAAGTGGGGCGACAAACGGCAACGAAAATGCTATTGATTCAAGTGGGTGAGAGTGACGTTCAAGTGTACATCGGACGAGAGAGGGAGGTATGAACATGCTATCTCTCATCAGCCTTGGTATACCGTCCACTAAAACTTGGACATATAAGAAAAACATATTACGAGTATAGTATATTCTTAGAAACTGCGAAGATAGGGGATGCTCATTTATTTATGCTTCGACATCTGTATTTCGAGCGACTCCTAGTATTTCATGAATGGACTTTTAGTACTAATATTTTCAAAAGAACAACATCAATTATATGAAAGTTCTTCGAAAATTAAGAAAACATAACTTGAAGATGAACACATCTCAGTGAcactttcttatttttattttaaacctTTGttactccttttttttttttttttaacttgaattaTGAAGGACAATATACCTTTCCATATTACATGGACTCTCAATTTCCTAAAAGAAGAGATATTACATCATACATCTAGAAAACAATGTTACATGCCTAAAGCTCTTGCAATCTGTACACCTACTTCAACTGCAAATTTTTTTGCATGCTTAAAGTAGAGAAAGTTTGCACATTAGCATTGGGAAGGCGAGAATAATCAAAAAGTCGAACAACCTCGAATCTCTCACACACATAGAATGGAGAAAAAGCTTTATTCATTCTCGATGTTTGcgttaaactaataaatatatgacatacgCCTTTGAAACAAACTTTTATCACTTAAAAATTAATCGATATTtagattttctttatttttatatattattgattaaaatatatttttgaacatATCATTAAACGTAATGGGCGTTTGGTCTAGTGGTATGATTCTCGCTTTGGGTGCGAGAGGTCCCGAGTTCGATTCTCGGAACGCCCCTCAATAGTTTTGTTATCATTTTTTCATGCCcttttttcacttttatttgGAGCTAATATGGTCCttattttaatacaaaataaaaaaattcagttgtataacttgtttcatcattttaataaaaacttaaaattttcagttGTATAACTTGTTTCATCAGTTTGGATTTTGTTTCCATTTTTATATTGCTCAAATCAGTAAATCTTTAGTAAAATATAACTAAAATGGAAAATCTAATTCTTCCTTTTCAGGATTAACAATGTAAAGTATAAAATATATGTGCTGAAATTTcatccaaatatgaaataattctTATCTGAAAAAATGATAAACGAAATTTGCTTTCCTTAttagaaaatatgaaaattatcttAAGAAATATATAAAAAGATAGGGCGACATAGATTACATTATGATGTtaatgaaaaagagaaaaagtgaaTAAACTCGATAGAGGGAAAAAAAGAGGACTTTAAATGATTAAAAATGTGTTAATTAAACATTTCATGACATTAGTGCAAAACTAGTTTTCTTTCAAATAGAAGTTTTGCAAATTAATTAATGATGAAAATTACAAAGACATAATATATTTTTGCAAAAAAGCgcataaaaattataatatttggtGCATATGCTACTAAGAAAATATTCCAATCATTTCACTACACTCTATTCAACTTACAATATTTATGAATTTATAGACGATATTGAGTGTTCTATGACCACCAATGTATGTATTAAATTCAAAAATTCATGATTGTGTCCTAAAGTTCAATCCTGAAATTTGAACTGTATTCAAGCTTGTAAATCAGATTTCACGTTTGTATATTTTTATTATGTCGAATAATTAAAGCCAACAATTTGAAGTAAAATTTCTGTCGTTGGTTAAGATGAAAGCAGTATAACTTTTATTGTGGAAAGTGTATATGGATGGAGTTAGGTCAATTACCgaaacatgtatatatatatatatatccaaaaatatttattttttcggtTAATATAACGAAAACGGCTGTAAAGTATCATTTTCCATAAATATAATTTGTATACCTTGGTTGCAACTTAAATAGCAGCCCAAAGACGGACATTCTATAAGCCAGTCCCTTCTAATTTCCCTCCAAAAGTTTGCcgctttttctatttttatttattttttgactCCTCCATTTCCTGTCAAAAGACTCAAAACCTCATTTTTGCCATTGATAAACCTCACGTCCTCACGTACTACACTATATTCGGCTTTCTTATATTCCATAGGAAGCTCGATTATTCCGGTTTCTGCAATTTAATTTTATCTTTCGAATTTCCATTTCCAATCGTGTATTATTCAGGTAAAAATTTATTTTCGTTACTATTTAACTTATATCGTGAACCAGTACTTTACTGTCCTTTCTTTAATGGTTTTTTTTTTCCATTTAGTcatgattttatttatttattttgcacAAAATGATTATTTAGTAGATGTTTGTTGATAATGATCCTGATGAAGATAAAAATAGTTGAAATTTTAACATGATCGTATGTAtaagtttttgaatttttgaatttcTGTTTTTGATTTTGCACGaacattgaaaaaaaaaaaaaaggttttggCTCCTTGCATGATATCTAGGTATTTGAAATGGATTGGCAAATGAGTTTGAAGTACAGTGCAGATGCTTAATTTAGCTTTCAATTATTTACAAACTCTATGAATTTGTTAGAGATTAAGAGGAATTATGGATGTTCCTCAAATCTTCCATATTTAGTGTGTCCTCACAACCCAACCAATCacctcaaaaaaacaaaaaacacacaaaaaaagaaaaggatgaaCCAATTTATGTTAATCAAGGAATCAACTACTGACTCAATGCCCATTTTTTTGGGTAGTTGCAGTCAATTATATTCATCCTATATTAAAAACATAAACGTAAAGGCGGATTTAGGATTTAAATTTGATGGGTTCAACCTTTAAAAGTCTTAGCCCTGAACTTATTTTAGTTTTGAAATTATGGGTTATTTGTTAAAATTTAGTGTCTTTTCACACAGATATTCATGTTCCAAGTCCAATTGCACCCCTAGCTAATAAGCTACATCTACTACTGTAtagacacacacacatacattcATTCATTCTGCTCTATTTATGTCCATTTCATCTTAGAAGTTTTATACATGATCTTGTGATCAGATAGTAAGCGAAAAGCTCTGCAGAATCGGAGAGAATCGGAGCAGAATGGAAGCTGCGAATGCGTATACACTTCCCTTGGATGATACTGTTAACATTGAGAGTCCTACGTTTGGAATGGAGAACCTTGATTCTCCTGCAAAGATTTTGGATATCCCTGATTGTGTTGAAAATGAGAATTCTTGTTTATCGAACGACTCTGAGGAAGAGGTTGTCCTTGACAGTGACGATGAAAGAATGCACTGTGCTGAACTGGAAAGTGTCTCAAAGTGCAGATCTTCTGATGATACAAGGTATACAAAGCGGTCGGATAAGTGGAAACTCTCACCGGTTTCCGAACGAACCTACGTGGGTAAGCATTTGGCTTATGAACATTACCTATTTACCTTTGACTAAATTTAATTTGTCCAACTAATGATATATGGTTTCTATGATCATCTACTCATTTGGAATCCTACTTAAGCTCTCTAATAGCATCTTCCTAGCTTAAAGTGCTCCCGTTAGCATTAGCTCAATACGCTAGCAGCTGTAAACTTTTCAAGGAGGACAACTTATTGTATAGGTTTAGATGCATCATCAATGCCATTGGAAATGTTGGTTGGGCTGTAAATTGCTGAATGGACTCATATTTTACTTTCGAATAGCACTTTACTGATTATTTGTCCAATTAGATATTTGTTGCCAATGACGGAATACCATCTTATTCTCACAATTCTGTAAGATAACCATGTGTATTTAGATAAAAAGGAAGAAGTGTATAGAAATTAGGAAGCCTTAGTGACTGAAGCTTAATAATTTTACGATTTCTGAGTGATATATGGCATAGTTTAATTTTCAGTTTGACTTGAGAAAACATGCCTGCGTAAGTGTTGAAGTTGATAAGTAGCTATCAGCATACTATCATACTTAACTTCTGCATCTGTGGAGAGAAGTCCTCTCAATTCTTATCTTAATAGCTTGCCTGATCGTCATA containing:
- the LOC104099233 gene encoding sodium/hydrogen exchanger 1-like isoform X4 yields the protein MYLMRLTHKYFHFISFQVKKKQFFRNFMTIMLFGAVGTLISFSIISFGAKELFGKLDIGFLELRDYLAIGAIFSATDSVCTLQVLNQDETPLLYSLVFGEGVVNDATSVVLFNAIQKLDLSNINSRVALSFTGNFFYLFLASTLLGVSVGLLSAYLIKKIYLGRHSTDREVALMILMAYLSYVMAELFDLSGILTVFFCGIVMSHYTWHNVTDNSKVTTRHAFATLSFIAEIFIFLYVGMDALDIEKWRFVKNSPGKSVGVSAALLGLVLVGRACFVFPLSLLCNCLKRSKHDKIGFKQQVTIWWAGLMRGSVSMALAYNQFTRFGHTQQPGNAVMITSTITIVLFSTVVFGLITKPLVRFLLPSSQDFSSMISSKQSFVCPLLTNKQEPEAEMGNVDFRRPASLSMLLKKPSHTIHYYWRKFDDAFMRPLFGGRGFVPDAPELSKGGCDQY